In the Geobacter sp. FeAm09 genome, one interval contains:
- the ispF gene encoding 2-C-methyl-D-erythritol 2,4-cyclodiphosphate synthase, with product MRIGHGYDVHRLVEGRKLIVGGVEIPWEKGLLGHSDADVLLHAIADAILGAIGEGDIGKHFPDTDPAFEGADSLKLLEHVMTVADRRGYRLGNLDATIIAQRPKMAPHIPGMRENIARVLHAGLEQVNVKATTEEGLGFTGTGEGISAHAVALLEPKG from the coding sequence ATGCGCATAGGGCACGGCTACGACGTCCACCGCCTGGTGGAGGGAAGAAAACTGATCGTGGGGGGGGTGGAGATCCCCTGGGAAAAGGGACTCCTGGGGCATTCCGATGCCGACGTCCTGCTGCACGCCATTGCCGACGCCATTCTGGGCGCCATCGGCGAGGGTGATATCGGCAAGCACTTCCCGGACACCGACCCTGCCTTCGAGGGGGCCGACAGCCTTAAACTGCTGGAGCACGTCATGACGGTCGCCGACCGCCGCGGCTACCGGCTCGGCAACCTGGACGCCACTATCATCGCCCAGCGCCCCAAGATGGCACCCCACATCCCCGGAATGCGGGAGAACATCGCCCGCGTGCTCCACGCCGGCCTGGAACAGGTCAATGTCAAGGCCACCACCGAGGAGGGGCTCGGCTTCACCGGAACCGGCGAGGGGATTTCCGCCCATGCCGTGGCACTCCTGGAACCCAAGGGATAA
- a CDS encoding peptidylprolyl isomerase, with amino-acid sequence MAQAKNGDKVRVHYTGTLEDGSIFDSSEKGADECSDDACGCGGQAGAPMEFVIGEGHLIPKFEAAVIGLEPGQRVQVAIASAEAYGARAEELVAVIERSEIPGDINPEPGQHMEVVLQDGSTMPVMVTEVTDTTITLDANHPLAGQDLTFDIKLVEIL; translated from the coding sequence ATGGCACAGGCAAAAAACGGCGACAAGGTTCGCGTGCACTATACCGGCACGCTTGAGGATGGCTCCATATTCGACAGCTCGGAAAAAGGCGCCGACGAATGCAGCGACGACGCGTGCGGATGCGGCGGCCAGGCCGGCGCGCCGATGGAATTCGTCATCGGCGAGGGGCACCTGATCCCAAAATTCGAAGCGGCCGTGATCGGCCTTGAACCGGGCCAGCGGGTCCAGGTCGCCATAGCCTCGGCGGAGGCCTACGGGGCCCGGGCCGAGGAGTTGGTGGCCGTAATCGAGCGCAGCGAGATCCCGGGCGACATCAACCCGGAGCCGGGGCAGCATATGGAGGTCGTTCTCCAGGACGGCTCGACGATGCCGGTCATGGTAACCGAGGTGACCGACACCACCATCACCCTCGACGCCAACCATCCGCTGGCCGGGCAGGACCTGACCTTTGACATCAAGCTGGTGGAGATACTCTAG
- a CDS encoding DUF3426 domain-containing protein, producing the protein MIIQCEQCSTKFRLDEAKVKDKGVKVRCAKCRHVFTVTKQQDLESAGGALAGLDQPFAPGLDDASTPGAAVREEGPASQPFAAGDPDDVSFAPPAVEPPPAPAGAADFGFSFSDEAADAAAGHEKAAAAANEADFSDFDFGDVAAATAPVSTPQALDFSGGELSAAAPASAPDAAGFDFGDENLFGDAVAPPAHEEPAEPISFDFSVDDFADSLGASEKAPAGKEAASGSAAAKADEPFSLGEIDFGDELTSVAVQHVNPEELKPAQELLFAPLAEAQEKKGPAVGEGPDAAAFLSTQDEELPPLSISSRRKQSPVFMGVAAALAVAAVALLGYAGYSMFGGEKVAKESGRITVRGINAAFVKNSTAGELVVISGEAVNEFAGPRAAIQVKGMIYGPNGQVLASKSAFCGNPLTREQLAGMPLDKIEAAMANQFGDSLDNLEVSPGKAIPFVIVIAKAPADARDYGVQPAGSTVATEKQK; encoded by the coding sequence ATGATTATCCAGTGTGAACAGTGCTCCACGAAATTCAGGCTCGATGAGGCCAAAGTCAAGGATAAGGGCGTCAAGGTCCGTTGTGCCAAGTGCCGGCATGTCTTCACCGTCACGAAACAGCAGGATCTGGAATCCGCGGGCGGCGCCCTGGCCGGCCTTGATCAGCCGTTTGCGCCCGGGCTGGATGACGCTTCGACTCCTGGTGCCGCCGTTCGGGAGGAGGGGCCGGCCAGCCAGCCGTTTGCCGCTGGAGACCCTGATGATGTCTCATTCGCTCCGCCGGCGGTAGAACCGCCCCCGGCTCCGGCAGGGGCGGCCGATTTCGGTTTTTCCTTTTCGGATGAAGCGGCTGATGCCGCCGCCGGTCATGAGAAAGCCGCGGCTGCCGCCAACGAGGCCGATTTTTCCGATTTCGATTTCGGGGACGTGGCTGCGGCCACGGCACCGGTGAGTACGCCTCAGGCCCTTGATTTCAGCGGGGGAGAGCTTTCTGCCGCGGCGCCGGCATCTGCACCGGATGCCGCCGGTTTCGACTTCGGCGATGAAAACCTGTTCGGCGATGCCGTTGCCCCCCCCGCACACGAAGAGCCTGCCGAACCGATCTCCTTCGATTTTTCGGTCGATGACTTTGCCGATTCCCTGGGGGCGTCGGAAAAGGCGCCGGCAGGGAAGGAAGCAGCGAGCGGCAGTGCTGCGGCCAAGGCCGACGAACCCTTCAGCCTGGGGGAAATCGATTTCGGCGACGAGTTGACCTCGGTAGCCGTGCAGCATGTCAATCCCGAGGAACTCAAGCCGGCTCAGGAGCTGCTTTTTGCCCCCCTGGCCGAAGCGCAGGAAAAGAAAGGCCCCGCCGTGGGAGAGGGACCAGACGCAGCGGCCTTTTTGTCTACGCAGGATGAAGAGCTGCCGCCGCTTTCCATCTCCTCCCGCCGCAAACAGAGCCCCGTCTTCATGGGGGTGGCCGCTGCGCTTGCCGTGGCTGCCGTGGCACTGCTGGGTTATGCGGGGTACTCGATGTTCGGCGGGGAAAAGGTGGCAAAGGAGAGCGGGCGCATTACGGTGCGTGGTATCAACGCCGCTTTCGTCAAGAACAGCACCGCTGGTGAGCTCGTCGTGATCAGCGGCGAGGCGGTCAACGAATTTGCGGGTCCGCGGGCCGCCATACAGGTGAAGGGGATGATCTACGGCCCGAACGGGCAGGTGCTGGCAAGCAAGAGCGCCTTTTGCGGCAACCCGCTGACCAGGGAGCAGTTGGCCGGCATGCCGCTGGACAAGATAGAGGCGGCCATGGCCAACCAGTTTGGCGATTCGCTGGACAACCTGGAGGTGTCGCCGGGGAAGGCGATCCCCTTCGTCATCGTGATTGCCAAGGCACCGGCGGACGCCAGGGACTACGGCGTGCAGCCGGCCGGTTCCACGGTGGCCACGGAGAAACAGAAGTAA
- a CDS encoding CheR family methyltransferase, whose translation MIRFTPSLAPGDAECRLEELIPSRLDVAPFQADLERLRRMSAACAAFCPPPWPAPGLCPTPETHYQSELWFPLAEVRPVFNRFQRAALTCPAATAGAFGDAASWAGVAAALPPALSACTTPARLLHRLLADGEARRCYLFWSGMPKRFYGGAMDRYPHQTESIRLWLEQRTATGQPLRCLDAACGDGAATYGLARLLLAHGIPPGNFQIEGWTIDPLEVWAAAHATFPHDPARQAAFREWVAPVFAAGAERAISFRQADLLAMSGEQRPFGLILCNGLLGGPIINKRGDVRRVVENLVALLGPSGILLAADSFHGGWKQQCPHHEVQALLTSAGLAPIVAGAGVGGVKR comes from the coding sequence ATGATCCGCTTCACCCCGTCCCTCGCCCCCGGGGATGCGGAGTGCCGTCTCGAAGAACTCATCCCGTCCCGGCTGGACGTTGCCCCATTCCAAGCCGATCTTGAACGGCTCAGGCGCATGTCAGCCGCCTGTGCCGCCTTTTGTCCACCCCCCTGGCCCGCCCCCGGCCTCTGCCCGACCCCTGAGACCCATTACCAGAGCGAGCTCTGGTTCCCCCTGGCCGAGGTGCGGCCGGTATTCAACCGCTTCCAGCGGGCAGCCCTCACGTGCCCGGCGGCTACGGCCGGGGCCTTCGGCGACGCGGCCAGTTGGGCCGGCGTGGCGGCGGCCCTGCCGCCGGCCCTGTCCGCCTGCACGACCCCGGCGCGTCTGCTGCACCGGCTGCTAGCCGATGGGGAGGCGCGCCGGTGCTATCTCTTCTGGTCCGGCATGCCGAAACGGTTCTACGGCGGGGCCATGGACCGTTATCCGCACCAGACCGAGAGCATCCGGCTGTGGCTGGAACAACGCACGGCAACGGGACAACCGCTGCGCTGCCTGGATGCCGCCTGCGGAGACGGCGCCGCGACCTATGGCCTGGCGCGCCTGCTGCTCGCACATGGCATACCACCTGGGAATTTCCAGATCGAGGGCTGGACGATCGATCCGCTGGAGGTGTGGGCGGCGGCCCATGCCACCTTTCCCCACGACCCGGCGCGGCAGGCAGCCTTCAGGGAGTGGGTGGCGCCGGTATTCGCCGCCGGCGCGGAGCGGGCCATTTCCTTCCGGCAGGCCGACCTCCTGGCCATGTCCGGAGAGCAGCGCCCCTTCGGACTGATCCTCTGCAACGGACTTCTGGGGGGGCCAATCATCAACAAACGGGGTGACGTCAGGCGGGTTGTGGAAAATCTGGTGGCGCTCCTCGGGCCGAGTGGAATCCTGCTGGCGGCCGACAGCTTCCACGGGGGGTGGAAACAGCAATGCCCGCACCATGAGGTGCAGGCATTGTTAACTTCTGCCGGGCTCGCCCCCATCGTGGCCGGCGCAGGGGTTGGGGGGGTGAAGCGCTAG
- a CDS encoding RNA polymerase sigma factor: protein MPEQTSDESLISATLAGDDGAYARLVTRYKRRIFALTARFARDSDELEDICQEVFIKAFENLASFRHDAPFEHWLTRIAVRASHDALRRRRREKGQSGFDDYVFEVRDSAEEAHREAREAREVLKWAFTRLKADERIVITLLELEGHSVREISALTGWSETNVKVRAHRARQVLKRVLEESDER from the coding sequence GTGCCAGAGCAGACTTCCGACGAAAGCCTGATCAGCGCTACCCTTGCGGGTGACGATGGGGCCTACGCACGGCTGGTAACCCGCTACAAGCGGCGCATCTTCGCCCTGACCGCGCGTTTTGCCCGCGACAGCGACGAGCTCGAGGACATTTGCCAGGAGGTATTCATCAAGGCCTTTGAAAACCTGGCGTCATTCCGGCATGATGCCCCCTTTGAGCACTGGCTGACGCGCATTGCCGTGCGGGCGAGCCACGATGCGCTCCGCCGGCGGCGGCGTGAAAAGGGGCAAAGCGGTTTTGACGACTATGTTTTCGAGGTGCGGGACTCCGCCGAGGAGGCGCACCGGGAGGCGCGCGAAGCCCGTGAAGTGCTGAAGTGGGCGTTTACGCGCCTCAAGGCGGACGAGCGGATCGTCATTACCCTGCTGGAACTGGAGGGGCATTCGGTACGGGAGATTTCGGCATTGACCGGGTGGAGCGAGACAAACGTGAAGGTTCGTGCCCATCGGGCGCGTCAGGTGTTGAAGCGGGTACTGGAGGAGAGCGATGAACGATAA
- the mqnE gene encoding aminofutalosine synthase MqnE gives MSNFESIAAKVRAGQRIDADEALFLFNSTDLLAIGELAALANERKNGKNVFFNVNRHINPTNICVNRCAFCAFSRTPGDDGAYTLALDDVCRKARQAEEEGATEVHIVGGLHPDLPFEHYERVLTAIRQTAPSLHIKAFTAVEIDYFGRISGLAIEQVFERLKAAGLGSMPGGGAEILVEEVRHRICPEKISGARWLEIIRLAHQAGLKTNATMLYGHVESPADRVRHMELLRDLQDRTGGFQAFIPLAFQPENSDLKLDIKGTSGLDDLKTLAVARIFLDNFNHIKAYWVMLGEKIAQVALAFGVNDLDGTVVEEKIGHDAGARSPQALTKEGIIRMIGKAGRTPVERDTLYRPIASFP, from the coding sequence ATGAGCAACTTTGAAAGCATAGCCGCAAAAGTCCGCGCCGGCCAGCGCATCGACGCCGACGAGGCGCTCTTCCTGTTCAACTCCACCGACCTCTTGGCCATCGGCGAGTTGGCGGCCCTGGCCAATGAACGCAAGAACGGCAAAAACGTCTTCTTCAACGTCAACCGCCACATCAACCCGACCAACATCTGCGTCAACCGCTGCGCCTTCTGCGCCTTCTCCCGCACCCCGGGGGACGACGGTGCCTATACCCTGGCCCTGGACGACGTGTGCCGCAAGGCCAGGCAGGCCGAAGAGGAGGGCGCCACCGAGGTGCATATCGTCGGCGGGCTCCACCCCGACCTCCCCTTCGAGCACTACGAACGCGTCCTGACCGCCATCCGCCAGACCGCGCCAAGCCTGCACATCAAGGCCTTTACCGCCGTGGAGATCGACTATTTCGGGCGCATCTCCGGGCTGGCCATCGAACAGGTCTTCGAACGGCTCAAGGCTGCCGGGCTCGGCTCCATGCCGGGGGGCGGCGCCGAGATCCTGGTGGAGGAGGTGCGCCACAGGATCTGCCCGGAGAAGATCTCCGGGGCCCGCTGGCTGGAGATTATCCGCCTGGCCCACCAGGCCGGGCTGAAGACCAACGCCACCATGCTCTACGGCCACGTGGAAAGCCCGGCCGACCGGGTCAGGCACATGGAGCTGCTGCGGGACCTGCAGGACCGCACCGGCGGCTTCCAGGCCTTCATCCCCCTGGCCTTCCAGCCGGAGAACTCGGACCTGAAACTGGACATCAAGGGGACCTCGGGCCTGGACGATCTGAAAACCCTGGCCGTTGCCCGCATCTTCCTGGACAACTTCAACCATATCAAGGCCTACTGGGTCATGCTGGGGGAAAAGATCGCCCAGGTGGCGCTGGCCTTCGGGGTCAACGACCTGGACGGCACCGTGGTGGAGGAAAAGATCGGCCACGACGCCGGGGCCCGGAGCCCCCAGGCCCTGACCAAGGAGGGGATCATCCGCATGATCGGCAAGGCCGGCCGGACCCCCGTGGAGCGGGATACCCTCTACCGGCCCATCGCCAGCTTCCCATGA
- a CDS encoding NAD(P)H-dependent glycerol-3-phosphate dehydrogenase has protein sequence MKSKSEQIAVIGGGSWGTALANRLVANGHDVLLWAYEDELVREINTAHTNSLYLSGIPLQPGLVATGDLRGAIDGRGIILLVTPVQVMRGVLKQIAPAIGAGTVIANASKGIELETLQTVSQICGHLLPPEAAEGYVALSGPTFAREVAQELPSLIVAASRVEANARRMQEAFSSPQFRVYTNNDVIGVELGGAVKNVIAIAAGICDGLGFGHNARAALITRGLAEMNRLGRAMGAQPATFAGLAGMGDLVLTCTGDLSRNRTVGFKLGQGMRLAHILGEMRMVAEGVKTAESVHQLALRLGVEMPIVEKTYQILHEDKPARQAVTELMARDLKAE, from the coding sequence ATGAAGAGTAAGAGCGAACAGATAGCCGTCATCGGCGGGGGGAGTTGGGGGACGGCGCTGGCCAACCGCCTGGTCGCCAACGGTCATGACGTCCTCCTGTGGGCCTACGAGGACGAGTTGGTCCGGGAGATCAACACCGCCCACACCAACTCCCTGTATCTTTCCGGCATCCCGTTGCAGCCTGGGCTGGTGGCAACCGGAGATCTCCGCGGGGCCATCGACGGCCGCGGCATCATCCTGCTGGTGACCCCCGTGCAGGTCATGCGGGGGGTGCTGAAGCAGATCGCCCCCGCCATCGGGGCGGGGACCGTCATCGCCAACGCCTCCAAGGGGATCGAACTGGAGACGCTCCAGACCGTCTCCCAGATCTGCGGCCACCTGCTGCCGCCGGAGGCGGCCGAGGGCTATGTGGCCCTGTCGGGGCCGACCTTTGCCCGTGAGGTGGCCCAGGAACTCCCTTCGCTGATCGTAGCCGCATCCCGCGTCGAGGCCAACGCCCGGCGCATGCAGGAGGCCTTCAGCAGCCCCCAGTTCCGGGTCTATACCAACAACGACGTGATCGGCGTGGAGCTGGGAGGGGCGGTCAAAAACGTGATCGCCATCGCCGCCGGCATCTGCGACGGCCTCGGTTTCGGCCATAACGCCCGGGCAGCCCTGATCACCCGCGGCCTGGCGGAAATGAACCGCCTGGGGCGCGCCATGGGGGCGCAGCCGGCGACCTTCGCCGGCCTGGCCGGCATGGGCGACCTGGTCCTGACCTGCACCGGCGACCTCTCGCGCAACCGCACCGTCGGCTTCAAGCTCGGCCAGGGAATGCGCCTGGCCCATATCCTGGGGGAGATGCGCATGGTGGCGGAGGGGGTCAAAACGGCGGAGTCGGTCCATCAGCTCGCCCTGCGCCTTGGTGTGGAGATGCCGATCGTCGAGAAGACCTACCAGATCCTCCACGAGGACAAACCCGCCCGCCAGGCGGTTACGGAACTGATGGCGCGGGATCTGAAGGCTGAATAA
- a CDS encoding YggT family protein: MVLFANILLALAKIVELGNGLLTIYKYILLASVIISWVNADPYNPIVNFIYRVTDPLLRRIRRHMPDTGMLDLSPLVAFALIYVLQIVVFDTAYQYLMTASMSLKLRG; this comes from the coding sequence GTGGTACTCTTTGCGAACATACTCCTGGCGCTGGCCAAGATCGTGGAACTGGGCAACGGCCTTTTGACCATCTACAAGTATATCCTGCTGGCCAGCGTAATCATCTCGTGGGTGAACGCCGACCCCTACAACCCGATCGTCAACTTCATCTACCGCGTCACCGACCCGCTCCTGCGCAGGATCAGACGCCACATGCCCGACACCGGCATGCTCGACCTGTCCCCCCTGGTGGCCTTTGCCCTGATCTACGTGCTGCAGATCGTGGTGTTCGATACCGCCTACCAGTACCTCATGACGGCCAGCATGTCACTCAAATTGAGAGGTTAA
- a CDS encoding DivIVA domain-containing protein — MKITPLDIQQQQFKGKMLGGLDPEDVDAFLQSIASEMESLIRENNELKEQQARHNREMAEMGEKEKDLRETMLAAQRITEEMKANAQKEAALIVSEAELKAERIVMDAERQLGDLKARIEEVRRQKVQFEISLKALLDSHARQLSGDEQS, encoded by the coding sequence ATGAAGATCACCCCGCTCGACATCCAGCAGCAGCAGTTCAAAGGCAAGATGCTGGGAGGCCTTGACCCGGAAGATGTGGACGCCTTCCTGCAATCCATCGCCTCGGAAATGGAAAGCCTGATCCGCGAAAACAACGAACTCAAGGAGCAGCAGGCCCGGCACAACCGGGAGATGGCCGAGATGGGCGAGAAGGAGAAAGACCTCCGCGAAACCATGCTGGCCGCCCAGCGGATCACCGAGGAGATGAAAGCCAATGCCCAGAAAGAGGCGGCGCTGATCGTTTCCGAGGCCGAGCTCAAGGCCGAACGGATCGTGATGGACGCCGAACGCCAGTTGGGCGACCTCAAGGCCCGCATCGAAGAGGTCCGCCGCCAGAAGGTTCAGTTCGAGATAAGCCTCAAAGCCCTCCTGGACAGCCATGCCCGTCAGCTCTCCGGCGATGAGCAAAGCTGA
- a CDS encoding inositol monophosphatase family protein, with product MNEYRQYLDCAVTAALAAGSFQRHRFASRLEIDLKGDKNLVTEVDREAERLIVEHLLDRFPGHTVIAEEGEYPPGDPQFRWIIDPVDGTTNYAHGFPWFCVSIALEAQGELAAGVIYNPMSDELFTATRGGGAYLNGRRLRVSANSPIRNTLLGTGFPYDCATDPANNFASFIAFQKAARGIRRAGAAALDLAFVAAGRLDGFWELKLKPWDVAAGVLLVREAGGTVTTFDGSAYDVFNDRILATNGLIHDDMTALLAATAAGAAP from the coding sequence ATGAACGAGTACCGGCAGTACCTTGATTGCGCCGTGACGGCGGCCCTGGCGGCGGGAAGCTTTCAGCGCCACCGTTTCGCATCCCGTCTGGAGATCGACCTGAAGGGGGACAAGAACCTGGTGACCGAGGTGGACCGAGAGGCCGAGCGGCTGATCGTGGAACACCTCCTGGACCGCTTTCCGGGCCACACCGTTATTGCGGAAGAGGGGGAGTATCCGCCGGGGGACCCGCAGTTCCGCTGGATCATCGACCCCGTGGACGGCACCACCAATTACGCCCACGGCTTCCCCTGGTTCTGCGTCTCCATCGCCCTGGAGGCGCAGGGGGAACTGGCGGCCGGGGTGATCTACAACCCCATGTCCGACGAACTCTTTACGGCCACCCGGGGGGGCGGCGCCTATTTGAATGGCCGCCGGTTACGGGTTTCCGCCAATTCACCCATCAGGAACACCCTCCTGGGCACCGGTTTCCCCTACGACTGCGCCACCGACCCGGCCAACAACTTCGCCAGCTTCATCGCCTTCCAGAAGGCGGCCCGCGGCATCCGCCGGGCCGGCGCCGCCGCCCTGGACCTGGCCTTTGTGGCCGCCGGCCGCCTGGACGGTTTCTGGGAGCTGAAGCTCAAACCGTGGGACGTGGCCGCCGGGGTCCTGCTGGTCCGTGAAGCGGGGGGGACGGTGACCACCTTCGACGGCTCGGCCTATGACGTCTTCAACGACCGCATCCTGGCCACGAACGGCCTGATCCACGACGACATGACGGCCTTGCTTGCCGCAACCGCCGCGGGAGCCGCCCCATGA
- a CDS encoding beta-ketoacyl-ACP synthase III — MIHSQVIGSGAYSPERVVKNEFFEDLVANADEWVFSRTGIRERRFAREDQATSDLATIAAKQALEAAGIDASEIDCLVVGTSTPDMILPATACIVQHNIGAANAFAFDVNSVCSSFVYAMEVADNFIKCGKYKTVMAIGADTYSKILDFEDKSTCPLFGDGAGAAILRATEEDRGVLCTYMRSDGSGWPLIQVPSSGSRKPVTAETIAARENTFKMAGKQVYIFATEVIPEIIVEICRKGGIQTSDLDYIIPHQANVRMIDFIAKKFGYPKERFLLNLDRCGNTSAASVALVLDENLRNGTIKPGNLVLTMGFGGGLSWGGLLIRF, encoded by the coding sequence ATGATTCATTCGCAGGTCATCGGCAGCGGAGCGTATTCACCGGAACGGGTGGTCAAAAACGAGTTTTTCGAAGATCTGGTGGCGAACGCCGACGAATGGGTGTTTTCCCGCACCGGCATCCGCGAGCGCCGGTTTGCCCGGGAGGACCAGGCGACCTCCGACCTGGCGACCATTGCCGCAAAGCAGGCCCTGGAGGCGGCCGGCATCGACGCCTCCGAGATCGACTGCCTTGTGGTGGGTACCTCGACGCCGGACATGATCCTGCCGGCAACGGCCTGCATCGTCCAGCACAACATCGGCGCCGCCAACGCCTTCGCCTTTGACGTCAATTCGGTGTGCAGCAGTTTCGTCTATGCCATGGAAGTGGCCGACAACTTCATCAAATGCGGCAAGTACAAGACGGTGATGGCCATCGGCGCGGACACCTACTCCAAGATCCTCGATTTCGAGGACAAGTCCACCTGCCCGCTGTTCGGCGATGGCGCCGGGGCGGCGATCCTGAGGGCCACCGAGGAGGACAGGGGGGTGCTCTGCACCTACATGCGCAGCGACGGCAGCGGCTGGCCGCTGATCCAGGTACCCTCCTCCGGGTCGCGCAAGCCGGTCACCGCCGAAACCATCGCCGCCCGCGAGAATACCTTCAAGATGGCCGGCAAACAGGTCTATATCTTCGCCACCGAGGTGATCCCCGAGATCATCGTGGAGATCTGCCGGAAAGGGGGCATCCAGACCTCGGATCTGGACTATATCATCCCGCATCAGGCCAACGTGCGCATGATCGACTTCATCGCCAAGAAGTTCGGCTATCCCAAGGAACGCTTTCTCCTGAACCTGGACCGGTGCGGCAACACCTCGGCCGCCTCGGTGGCCCTGGTGCTCGACGAAAACCTGCGTAACGGCACCATCAAACCGGGCAACCTGGTCCTGACCATGGGCTTTGGCGGCGGCCTCTCCTGGGGCGGGCTGCTGATCAGGTTCTGA
- a CDS encoding DUF167 domain-containing protein, with protein sequence MSKADPPLCTDTDGGIIITLHIQPRASKNEVCGIQDNALKIRLTSPPVDGAANKLCREFLAERFHVAKSAVEIVSGETSRHKRVKIGGKEPALLRRTLEELISQQR encoded by the coding sequence ATGAGCAAAGCTGACCCGCCCCTCTGTACCGATACGGACGGAGGCATCATCATCACCCTTCACATCCAGCCCCGGGCATCCAAAAACGAGGTATGCGGCATCCAGGACAACGCCCTGAAGATCCGCCTGACCTCGCCGCCCGTGGATGGCGCCGCCAACAAGCTTTGTCGGGAATTCCTGGCCGAGCGGTTCCATGTCGCCAAATCGGCGGTGGAGATCGTTTCCGGCGAAACCTCGCGCCACAAGCGCGTCAAGATCGGCGGCAAGGAGCCCGCACTGCTCAGAAGAACGCTGGAAGAACTGATCTCGCAGCAGCGTTGA